A portion of the Bdellovibrionales bacterium genome contains these proteins:
- a CDS encoding class I SAM-dependent methyltransferase has translation MSKYLHGYTSQEQARLEDQARLLEPYVYEGVEFKRETSLLEVGCGIGAQSKILLKRFSSIKQLVGIDISEDQLRVARATLAQELLDNRLELHQSDARDLAILKGRTFDGAFLCWFLEHVPDPLAVLRELRKYLIPGSEVILSEVNNSSFFVDPYSPAILRYWIEFNDYQWSIKGHPYVGVQMGNLLMQAGYKNIVTEHRSLHFDARQPHVRERFFSYFRDLLLSAAPALINAGRIAPDLVEDVRKEFLAVQGEPYSVLFYSWVRGRAES, from the coding sequence GTGTCAAAATATCTTCATGGTTACACCTCGCAAGAGCAAGCTCGATTGGAAGACCAGGCCCGCCTTCTTGAACCCTATGTTTATGAAGGAGTGGAGTTCAAGAGAGAAACAAGCTTGCTTGAGGTGGGATGTGGCATTGGTGCGCAAAGTAAAATTCTTTTGAAGAGATTTTCTTCGATTAAACAATTGGTGGGTATCGATATTTCCGAAGACCAGCTCAGAGTAGCGAGAGCGACCTTGGCCCAGGAGCTTCTGGACAACCGGCTTGAGCTTCATCAGTCCGATGCCAGAGACCTCGCGATTCTTAAGGGACGGACTTTTGATGGAGCCTTTTTATGTTGGTTTTTAGAGCATGTGCCGGACCCTCTCGCTGTTCTTCGAGAATTGAGAAAATATTTGATCCCCGGTTCGGAAGTCATACTGTCGGAAGTGAATAATTCTAGTTTTTTTGTTGATCCTTATAGTCCGGCTATTTTGCGGTACTGGATCGAGTTCAATGATTATCAGTGGTCGATCAAAGGGCACCCCTATGTGGGAGTTCAGATGGGAAATCTTTTGATGCAGGCAGGGTACAAAAACATTGTGACAGAACACCGTAGTCTTCATTTTGACGCTCGTCAGCCACACGTTCGCGAGAGGTTTTTCTCTTATTTTCGGGATCTGCTATTAAGTGCGGCTCCCGCCTTGATAAATGCTGGCCGCATTGCTCCTGACCTGGTAGAAGACGTTAGAAAAGAGTTTTTAGCCGTTCAGGGCGAGCCCTACAGCGTGCTGTTTTACTCTTGGGTCAGAGGCAGAGCAGAGTCTTGA
- a CDS encoding PilZ domain-containing protein: MRNRPKILLAIAIIFLCIIVSLPVQVALLYGHAIDELVQMMTKISLLNLLVALSLVLNIPFILRASRWLSLSLPLSLIAIGWNNWVVASVGLDFSPSTTWVATLLFALLCGFVSLPVVWNLIKNPQQRWWLQAVRKAISLPMTLEPVRGSSIDMRTFDLSKTGAFVQVDDWSEFEYPMREGDVINVKFTIGTLNRISCSAQIVRRNYESGHYPAGLGLRFIGLQRGHHRLLRQFVETQPGQVTH; this comes from the coding sequence ATGCGAAATCGCCCTAAAATCCTCCTTGCAATCGCCATCATATTTTTATGCATCATTGTCTCACTGCCTGTGCAAGTGGCTCTCCTTTATGGGCACGCCATTGATGAACTCGTTCAAATGATGACAAAAATCTCTTTGTTGAATCTCCTCGTCGCTCTCTCCCTTGTCCTCAATATCCCATTCATCCTTCGCGCTTCGCGCTGGCTCTCGCTGAGCCTTCCTCTCTCTCTCATAGCCATAGGTTGGAACAATTGGGTGGTTGCGTCTGTCGGGCTTGATTTCTCCCCCTCAACGACCTGGGTGGCGACCTTGCTATTTGCTTTGCTTTGCGGGTTTGTATCGCTTCCCGTTGTTTGGAATCTTATAAAAAATCCCCAGCAGCGCTGGTGGCTTCAGGCTGTCAGAAAAGCCATTTCCCTTCCCATGACCCTTGAGCCCGTTCGAGGATCGAGCATAGACATGAGAACCTTTGATCTGTCTAAAACCGGAGCTTTCGTCCAGGTCGACGACTGGAGCGAATTTGAGTATCCGATGCGTGAGGGAGATGTGATAAATGTCAAATTCACTATCGGAACTCTCAATCGAATTAGCTGCTCAGCTCAGATCGTGCGAAGAAACTACGAATCAGGCCACTATCCAGCCGGGCTTGGTCTGCGATTTATCGGACTACAGCGAGGACACCATCGTCTTCTTCGTCAATTTGTCGAGACCCAACCAGGTCAGGTCACTCACTAA
- a CDS encoding cbb3-type cytochrome c oxidase subunit 3 produces MKNEVLSRFPHIDWSLCGFLIFVTAFVGVLFWVFRQGSSDHYSQISKFPFGEDQK; encoded by the coding sequence GTGAAAAATGAAGTTCTAAGTCGGTTTCCACATATCGATTGGAGCCTCTGCGGCTTTCTCATCTTTGTCACAGCTTTTGTGGGTGTCCTATTCTGGGTATTCCGCCAAGGCTCAAGTGATCATTACAGTCAAATCTCAAAATTTCCGTTCGGGGAGGACCAGAAATGA
- a CDS encoding c-type cytochrome has product MKNEDNSPIEGHNYDGIRELDNPLPRWWLTIFYSTIVFAAVYYYHYEFGSGPSSDQELTKELDSLESKKQKATTDTPAQPTPEDFKALLSDPETLKLGAAEYSAKCMACHGDKGQGSIGPNLTDNAWIHGDGSISAISQIIKNGVAEKGMPPWGEIIKPKLTLQISAYIRSLNGTNPPGAKAPEGQVYP; this is encoded by the coding sequence ATGAAAAATGAAGACAATAGCCCCATCGAAGGGCACAACTACGATGGCATTCGCGAGCTTGACAATCCTTTGCCACGCTGGTGGTTAACTATTTTCTATTCTACGATCGTTTTTGCGGCTGTCTATTACTACCATTATGAATTCGGCTCAGGACCCTCATCGGATCAAGAACTCACAAAAGAGCTAGATTCTCTCGAATCAAAAAAGCAAAAGGCCACCACAGATACACCTGCTCAGCCAACACCCGAGGATTTCAAAGCTCTTCTTTCTGATCCTGAAACGCTGAAATTGGGAGCTGCAGAATATTCTGCAAAATGCATGGCCTGTCACGGAGACAAAGGGCAAGGCTCGATTGGTCCCAATCTGACGGATAATGCTTGGATACACGGCGATGGCTCAATTTCCGCAATCAGTCAGATTATAAAAAACGGCGTGGCCGAAAAAGGAATGCCGCCTTGGGGAGAAATAATTAAGCCAAAATTAACACTCCAAATCTCGGCCTATATTCGTTCGCTCAATGGGACCAATCCTCCTGGTGCAAAAGCTCCTGAAGGGCAGGTCTATCCCTAA
- the ccoN gene encoding cytochrome-c oxidase, cbb3-type subunit I: MNSADKSYYDDDIVKMFLFATLGWGVTAFLVGLIAALQISFWQINFGLEWISFGRLRPLHTNAAIFAFAGNIVFAGIYHSSQRLLRVRLFNDFLSRFHFWGWQFIILSAVITLPLGFSQGKEYAELEWPIDIAIAIVWVVFAVNFFATLFRRKEKHLYVALWFYIATIVTVTVLHVVNSLSIPIGFMKSYTVWAGVQDAMVQWWYGHNAVAFFLTTPFLGLMYYYLPKIANRPIYSYRLSIVHFWGLVFMYIWAGPHHLLNTAMPDWAQTLGMVFSLMIWAPSWGGMINGLLTLRGAWNLLRTEPSMKFLVAAITFYGMSTFEGPLLSIKSVNALGHYSDWIIGHVHSGALGWNGYMAFGIIYYLLPRLYKVPLFSLRLANIHFWIGMLGILFYYLSMVSAGLTQGLMWLALDSNGVLVYPDFVETVNRIKPLYHIRTCGGLFFLTGALIMLYNIYRTVRNAKSIQKEDIPSAAYYKPDPSLDKGHRRLEGMAAVFTVLTVIAILVGSVISILPTLSMHSYVKPETISKPWTPLELAGRDIYVSEGCYVCHSQMIRKLSFDVARFGPASTIGESLYDHPFQWGSKRTGPDLARIGGKYPDLWHYNHMIDPRSVITQSLMPAYLWLEKKTTDFYSLRRKLSVLKTLGVPYDDETVANADKIAAEQAFVVANRLSSQGAPAGLESKQIVALIAYLQALGKKGGDQ, translated from the coding sequence ATGAATTCAGCAGACAAATCCTACTATGACGACGACATTGTTAAAATGTTTCTGTTCGCCACCCTCGGCTGGGGTGTGACAGCATTCCTGGTAGGACTCATCGCAGCACTACAGATCAGCTTTTGGCAAATCAATTTTGGCCTCGAATGGATCAGTTTCGGGCGCCTGCGTCCATTGCATACGAATGCAGCGATTTTTGCGTTTGCCGGAAACATTGTATTTGCTGGAATTTACCATTCTTCGCAACGGCTCCTTCGTGTCCGCTTGTTCAATGACTTTTTGAGCCGATTTCATTTTTGGGGTTGGCAATTCATTATTCTATCGGCAGTCATCACTTTGCCCCTCGGTTTCAGCCAAGGCAAGGAGTATGCCGAACTCGAATGGCCCATTGACATCGCTATCGCTATCGTCTGGGTTGTTTTTGCGGTTAACTTTTTTGCTACCCTCTTTCGTCGGAAAGAAAAGCATTTGTATGTCGCACTGTGGTTTTACATCGCAACAATCGTGACCGTGACAGTCCTTCATGTCGTCAATTCCCTCAGTATACCCATCGGCTTCATGAAGAGCTACACCGTTTGGGCAGGAGTGCAAGATGCCATGGTGCAGTGGTGGTACGGGCACAATGCTGTCGCCTTTTTTCTAACAACTCCATTTTTGGGACTCATGTATTATTACCTTCCAAAAATAGCAAATCGCCCCATCTATTCGTATCGCCTCTCGATCGTTCATTTTTGGGGACTTGTTTTTATGTATATTTGGGCGGGACCCCACCATCTTCTTAATACCGCCATGCCTGATTGGGCTCAAACCCTCGGCATGGTTTTTAGCTTAATGATTTGGGCCCCGAGCTGGGGTGGGATGATCAATGGTCTTCTGACTCTTCGCGGAGCCTGGAATTTACTCAGAACAGAGCCCTCAATGAAGTTCCTCGTCGCTGCAATTACCTTTTACGGCATGTCGACTTTTGAAGGACCACTTCTATCGATTAAGTCCGTCAATGCCCTTGGTCACTACTCAGATTGGATCATCGGTCATGTTCATAGTGGAGCTCTCGGCTGGAATGGGTACATGGCTTTTGGAATTATCTATTATCTCCTTCCCCGATTATACAAAGTTCCCCTTTTCAGCCTTCGACTCGCCAACATCCACTTCTGGATAGGTATGCTTGGAATACTTTTCTATTATCTTTCCATGGTCTCTGCTGGCCTGACCCAAGGATTGATGTGGCTCGCTCTTGATAGTAATGGAGTTCTCGTTTATCCGGATTTTGTTGAGACAGTAAATCGAATAAAGCCCCTCTATCACATCCGAACTTGCGGTGGATTATTTTTTCTCACCGGCGCACTCATCATGTTGTACAATATTTACAGAACAGTGCGAAATGCCAAATCAATACAAAAGGAAGACATACCCAGCGCGGCCTATTACAAGCCGGATCCAAGTCTAGACAAAGGACATCGACGACTGGAGGGAATGGCTGCTGTATTCACAGTCCTGACAGTGATCGCAATTTTGGTAGGATCCGTTATTTCAATTCTTCCCACTCTCTCCATGCATAGCTATGTGAAACCGGAGACTATCTCAAAACCTTGGACTCCCCTCGAGCTGGCAGGACGAGACATCTACGTGAGCGAAGGTTGCTATGTTTGTCATTCTCAAATGATTCGTAAGCTCAGTTTCGACGTTGCCCGTTTTGGTCCCGCTTCGACCATCGGAGAATCCCTCTACGATCATCCTTTTCAATGGGGTTCCAAACGAACAGGACCTGACTTGGCTCGAATTGGAGGAAAATATCCTGACCTATGGCATTACAACCATATGATTGATCCGCGCTCCGTTATTACACAATCTCTTATGCCCGCCTACCTCTGGCTGGAAAAAAAGACGACAGACTTCTATAGTTTGCGGCGCAAACTATCAGTGTTGAAGACTTTGGGAGTTCCTTATGATGATGAAACAGTGGCCAATGCGGACAAAATTGCTGCAGAACAAGCCTTTGTCGTGGCAAACAGGCTGTCCTCTCAAGGTGCCCCAGCAGGTCTCGAAAGTAAGCAGATTGTCGCTCTGATTGCCTATCTCCAAGCCCTCGGAAAGAAAGGTGGTGACCAGTGA
- a CDS encoding LTA synthase family protein, producing MKTSKIPVLRRSLLLLSSLLAIYALVRLIFYVYNRDLFAGFSNKEVAESFLLGLRFDLVAIVLSNLPVFIFFSLPSKWQQNSYLKALALSFFVVVNLLFISLNLADIELYQLTGKRSTIEFLKLAGDIQNQAVQVIVYYWYLSLAAVVLTYLLYRTFPAFVSSKKYRRVHPIFEYLILASLLALSARGGWQLKPLKSTNAFIFSKDELGILALNSTFTMIRSKGTQIRRRVESLSKGELDKYLPTNVTWASAPTHENVVLIILESFALEFVGAANRGKGYTPFFDELSARGMLFKNGFANGRRSIEAIPSLLSGIPSLLPDPFITSDFSSNRIEGLGSVLRREGYTTGFFHGAENGTMYFDSFSQRAGFQHYFGLNEYPQKEDSDGHWGIFDEPYFQFAVREIDKMREPFASVIFSLSSHQPFSVPKEYAGRFPKGTLEIHESIGYTDFSLRKFFSEAEKRPWFHHTLFVITADHTTKSDQASYSDSLGHFRVPIFFYRPGGKLPLVDIEQVVQHVDVPLSVMQLLGVRPEKWTRFGRSIFSRQPEWVMNRTEAGYWYLDKDGLIKSDENGDRTEFYTPQGGRVLAVGNSLVEKKRGQLDLRLRALLQYFFNGMLENKLLVESSGDTGH from the coding sequence TTGAAAACCTCAAAAATTCCCGTATTACGCCGAAGTCTTCTTCTTCTCTCATCTTTGCTTGCTATCTATGCCTTGGTTAGATTAATTTTTTACGTTTATAACAGGGATCTATTCGCTGGCTTTTCAAATAAAGAGGTGGCTGAGTCTTTTCTACTGGGTTTAAGGTTTGATTTGGTTGCAATCGTTCTTTCAAATCTTCCGGTGTTTATTTTTTTTTCCTTACCGAGCAAATGGCAACAGAATAGCTACCTAAAGGCTTTGGCCCTTTCCTTTTTTGTTGTTGTAAATTTGTTGTTTATCTCTTTGAATTTGGCTGATATCGAGCTCTATCAATTGACGGGCAAAAGAAGCACGATAGAATTTCTGAAATTAGCCGGAGATATCCAGAATCAAGCCGTTCAAGTGATTGTGTATTATTGGTATTTGTCGCTTGCGGCGGTGGTATTGACCTATTTGTTATACCGGACTTTTCCTGCATTCGTTTCTTCCAAAAAATATCGAAGAGTTCATCCCATTTTTGAATACCTTATCTTGGCAAGCCTGTTGGCCTTATCTGCGCGTGGTGGTTGGCAGCTCAAACCTTTGAAATCGACGAATGCTTTCATTTTTTCCAAAGACGAACTGGGGATCTTAGCGCTGAATTCTACCTTTACCATGATACGATCAAAAGGGACTCAGATCCGTCGGCGCGTTGAGAGTCTTTCGAAAGGTGAGTTGGATAAATATCTCCCCACAAATGTAACCTGGGCGTCCGCTCCGACTCATGAGAATGTGGTGTTGATTATTCTCGAGAGCTTTGCGCTCGAGTTTGTTGGCGCCGCCAATAGAGGCAAGGGATACACTCCTTTTTTTGATGAACTATCTGCGAGAGGAATGCTTTTTAAGAATGGGTTTGCAAATGGGCGGAGATCCATCGAAGCCATACCGAGTTTGCTTTCAGGAATTCCGAGTCTGTTGCCCGATCCCTTTATCACATCTGATTTTTCATCAAATCGCATCGAAGGCCTTGGAAGCGTATTACGAAGAGAGGGATATACGACAGGCTTTTTTCATGGAGCTGAAAATGGGACAATGTATTTTGATAGCTTTTCTCAGAGAGCTGGCTTTCAGCATTATTTTGGCTTGAATGAGTATCCTCAAAAGGAGGATTCTGACGGACACTGGGGGATTTTTGACGAGCCCTATTTTCAGTTTGCGGTGAGAGAAATTGATAAGATGCGGGAGCCGTTTGCTTCGGTTATATTCTCATTGAGCTCTCATCAACCATTTAGTGTTCCGAAGGAGTACGCGGGGCGTTTCCCAAAGGGAACTTTAGAGATTCACGAGAGTATTGGATACACAGATTTCTCACTTCGGAAATTTTTTAGTGAAGCAGAAAAGCGACCCTGGTTTCATCATACGCTTTTCGTGATCACAGCTGACCACACAACTAAATCAGATCAAGCCTCATATAGTGATAGTTTGGGACATTTCCGAGTACCTATCTTTTTTTACCGGCCCGGAGGAAAACTTCCTCTGGTAGATATTGAACAGGTCGTGCAGCATGTCGATGTCCCCTTGTCTGTCATGCAGTTATTGGGTGTTCGGCCAGAAAAATGGACGAGATTTGGCCGATCAATTTTCTCTCGCCAACCGGAGTGGGTGATGAATCGAACTGAAGCGGGATATTGGTATCTAGACAAAGATGGACTGATTAAGTCAGATGAAAATGGGGACCGAACTGAGTTTTATACGCCTCAAGGGGGACGAGTTCTTGCGGTAGGAAATAGTTTGGTTGAAAAGAAAAGAGGCCAACTTGACCTCCGTTTGCGCGCACTGCTTCAGTATTTTTTTAATGGAATGCTTGAGAACAAGCTGTTGGTTGAGAGTTCTGGTGATACGGGACATTAA
- the ccoG gene encoding cytochrome c oxidase accessory protein CcoG, whose product MNRHPLELPEDSLASLTADGSRSYIYPAIVRGRFQRYRQSLHLALLGLFLALPWIKIGGHQAVLLNIPDRHFSVFGLTFLAHDAPIFFFIPAIFALCLIFVTAMWGRLWCGWACPQTVFIETIFRRIERWIEGNHLAQRKLNQESLSLTKLWKKSLKWVLFLFATLIITHTFIAYFVGSSELLQIIQGPPTENWPAFVAMAILSAIFLFDFGWFREQFCIIACPYGRFQSVMLDQKTINIFYDEKRGEPRKGKSPPTEQQGDCINCFRCVQVCPTGVDIRRGTPQLECIACTACIDACDEIMEKVNKPRGLIRYTSQASLEGKPKKIFRLIDFIYIGLILLTISGFVLALSWRNPLQLTLLRAKDIPYRSVTLDDGTPGLINHFSLHIVNQSTEKATMRWQIAEPWSRQGVSVVSQLNELSLEPYKNQTIHLFIKFPLSLLEKSNAKTILIDFTRVLEQKEDSIPIEAKLLGPSPGSN is encoded by the coding sequence ATGAACCGTCACCCCCTCGAACTGCCCGAAGATAGCCTCGCCTCTCTGACAGCAGATGGATCTAGGTCGTATATTTATCCGGCAATCGTGCGGGGTCGGTTTCAGCGCTATCGCCAGTCGCTGCATCTCGCATTGCTTGGCCTCTTTTTGGCTCTTCCATGGATTAAGATTGGGGGACATCAAGCTGTTCTGCTTAATATCCCTGACCGACACTTTTCAGTTTTTGGGCTTACATTTCTTGCCCACGACGCGCCAATTTTCTTTTTTATTCCTGCTATCTTTGCCCTTTGCCTGATCTTTGTTACCGCTATGTGGGGAAGACTGTGGTGCGGCTGGGCCTGTCCCCAAACTGTTTTTATTGAGACTATTTTTCGACGGATCGAAAGATGGATCGAAGGCAACCATCTGGCTCAGCGAAAATTGAATCAAGAGAGTCTTAGCCTTACCAAACTTTGGAAAAAGTCTCTCAAGTGGGTTCTCTTTTTATTCGCTACCCTGATTATAACCCACACTTTTATTGCTTACTTTGTTGGTTCGAGTGAACTCTTGCAGATCATCCAAGGGCCTCCAACTGAAAATTGGCCTGCGTTTGTGGCTATGGCCATTCTTTCTGCCATTTTCCTTTTTGATTTTGGCTGGTTTCGCGAACAATTCTGCATCATAGCCTGTCCCTACGGACGATTTCAATCTGTCATGTTGGACCAAAAAACCATCAATATTTTTTACGATGAAAAAAGAGGTGAGCCGCGTAAAGGCAAAAGCCCTCCAACTGAGCAGCAAGGCGACTGCATCAATTGCTTTCGATGTGTGCAAGTTTGTCCGACAGGCGTTGATATTCGACGTGGCACGCCGCAGTTAGAGTGCATTGCCTGCACAGCATGCATCGACGCCTGCGACGAGATCATGGAAAAGGTGAATAAACCCAGAGGCCTCATCCGATACACTTCACAAGCTAGTCTTGAAGGAAAGCCAAAAAAAATCTTTCGGTTAATTGATTTTATTTATATCGGGCTCATCCTTTTGACGATCTCTGGTTTTGTCCTCGCACTTTCTTGGCGAAACCCATTGCAACTGACTCTGTTGAGGGCCAAAGACATTCCGTACCGTTCCGTCACTCTCGACGATGGAACTCCCGGCCTCATCAATCACTTTAGCCTTCATATTGTCAATCAGAGCACGGAAAAGGCAACTATGAGATGGCAAATTGCTGAGCCTTGGTCGCGGCAAGGAGTGAGTGTTGTATCTCAGCTCAACGAGCTCTCCCTTGAGCCCTACAAAAATCAAACGATACATTTGTTCATCAAGTTTCCCCTAAGCCTCCTTGAGAAATCCAATGCCAAAACGATATTAATAGATTTCACAAGGGTCCTTGAACAAAAGGAAGACTCTATTCCAATTGAAGCAAAACTGCTCGGCCCCTCTCCTGGCTCAAATTAA
- the ccoS gene encoding cbb3-type cytochrome oxidase assembly protein CcoS encodes MNLFLFMIGLTFVMVAGFVGAFLWAASSGQFEDLATPAYRILNDDSDELEKIGQKNHTELN; translated from the coding sequence GTGAATCTGTTTCTTTTTATGATCGGACTCACCTTTGTGATGGTGGCGGGATTCGTCGGTGCATTTTTGTGGGCCGCAAGTTCGGGACAATTTGAGGACCTCGCAACTCCAGCTTACAGAATTCTTAACGATGATAGCGATGAACTTGAAAAAATTGGGCAAAAAAACCATACTGAATTAAATTGA
- a CDS encoding transglycosylase SLT domain-containing protein, whose amino-acid sequence MENTQTDDFFSLVKELKILPIFALILSSWGCVGPTSPFGAIHHLTTSSQLKVDPAADPAADPAADPSMQSPSPSKTKMDKQGFYAPAPSPPRIELFPNRQVLHGRRDLKVVIFDPKGIAESSRWRVYYNGYEVTHQLVPTVNEVESISRKEWTLEFKNLRVRAEKDNHIQFAYFTSPNQPPVIRSWLPPECHIDHIQQIATTEDFTLSANLLDRIDRLSRDFNFNPSLLAGLVAQESAFNPQAISWAKAIGLTQVTPIADLEIARFQPLWPRSASISRFPAGIVKGLINAGKLTARDDWRLNPELSLRGGLTFLNYLVDYWAGDPVFSQLKEKSAFPKQLATQIILASYQSGASRVKKAILENNQNFLASENLMEARKYVGRVSSYCYHFSNREDLYAKSP is encoded by the coding sequence GTGGAAAATACGCAAACAGATGATTTTTTTAGTTTGGTTAAGGAATTGAAAATTTTGCCAATTTTCGCCTTAATTCTAAGTAGTTGGGGCTGCGTTGGACCGACTTCTCCTTTTGGGGCAATCCATCACCTGACGACCTCTTCTCAGTTAAAAGTTGATCCGGCAGCCGATCCGGCAGCCGATCCGGCAGCCGATCCAAGCATGCAATCCCCTTCCCCTTCAAAAACAAAGATGGACAAGCAGGGCTTTTATGCGCCAGCTCCATCACCCCCAAGAATCGAATTGTTCCCCAATCGCCAGGTGCTTCATGGTCGCCGAGACCTCAAAGTTGTTATATTTGACCCCAAAGGCATTGCTGAGAGCTCACGCTGGCGAGTCTATTACAATGGCTATGAAGTCACCCACCAGCTCGTACCGACTGTCAATGAGGTAGAATCCATCTCCCGCAAGGAATGGACTCTGGAATTTAAAAATCTGAGGGTTCGAGCTGAAAAGGATAACCATATTCAATTCGCCTATTTCACAAGCCCAAATCAACCTCCTGTTATTCGGTCTTGGTTGCCTCCCGAATGCCATATAGATCATATTCAGCAGATTGCAACTACCGAGGACTTTACTCTTTCAGCCAATCTACTCGACAGAATCGACAGACTGTCTCGCGACTTCAATTTTAATCCGAGCCTTCTTGCGGGCCTCGTCGCGCAGGAATCAGCATTCAATCCTCAAGCCATCAGTTGGGCAAAAGCCATTGGACTCACCCAAGTGACTCCTATCGCGGATTTGGAAATCGCTCGTTTTCAACCACTGTGGCCCAGGTCTGCCTCGATCAGCCGCTTTCCCGCCGGAATTGTTAAGGGCCTGATTAACGCAGGAAAGCTCACGGCCAGAGATGATTGGCGCCTCAATCCTGAATTATCGCTCCGCGGAGGACTGACATTCCTTAATTATCTTGTCGATTATTGGGCGGGCGATCCTGTCTTTTCACAACTCAAGGAGAAATCCGCGTTTCCAAAGCAACTCGCCACTCAAATTATTCTGGCTTCCTACCAGTCAGGCGCTTCACGTGTAAAAAAGGCCATACTTGAAAATAATCAAAACTTCTTGGCCTCAGAGAATTTAATGGAGGCACGAAAGTACGTTGGTCGAGTGAGCAGTTACTGTTACCATTTTTCAAATCGAGAGGATCTCTATGCGAAATCGCCCTAA
- the tsaA gene encoding tRNA (N6-threonylcarbamoyladenosine(37)-N6)-methyltransferase TrmO, whose protein sequence is MSHSISMSPIGHIQSCFPEKFGVPKQGRISPHSHGAICFSAHIDGPAMTAGLESFSHLWVLWLFHQNKNKTLLKKVHPPRLGGKKSGVFASRSPHRPNAIGMTVVQILSIEVDRILISGLDMVEGTPVLDIKPYIPQWDSYPEASSGWLNHQADSCCPTEFLSSAMEELFAYEKSDSLEMPASEILHAIRECLSTDPRPPAYKKMDQTRQMSEKPIYAFQIYGLDVKFRKWDNGFLVTRIDKMRNEKSKATGPSHNAT, encoded by the coding sequence ATGTCCCATTCTATTTCTATGAGCCCGATCGGGCATATCCAGTCCTGTTTCCCGGAAAAGTTTGGAGTGCCAAAACAGGGTCGAATTTCTCCTCACAGTCATGGCGCTATTTGTTTTTCAGCGCACATTGACGGGCCTGCCATGACCGCCGGACTGGAATCCTTTTCTCACTTGTGGGTCCTCTGGCTATTTCATCAGAATAAAAATAAAACTCTTCTCAAGAAGGTTCACCCTCCTCGATTGGGAGGAAAAAAATCAGGGGTTTTTGCCTCGCGGAGCCCTCATCGACCAAATGCGATAGGTATGACTGTCGTTCAAATTTTGTCGATTGAAGTCGACCGGATATTGATCAGTGGCTTAGATATGGTCGAGGGTACACCTGTATTGGATATAAAGCCTTATATCCCTCAGTGGGACTCTTATCCAGAAGCCTCCTCTGGATGGCTGAATCACCAAGCCGATTCATGCTGCCCAACAGAATTCTTATCCTCTGCGATGGAAGAACTCTTCGCCTACGAAAAATCAGACTCGCTCGAAATGCCCGCTTCAGAAATTCTCCATGCCATCAGAGAATGTCTCAGTACGGATCCACGACCACCCGCCTACAAGAAAATGGATCAGACAAGGCAGATGAGCGAAAAACCGATTTACGCTTTTCAGATCTATGGCTTAGACGTCAAGTTTCGCAAATGGGACAATGGATTTTTGGTTACAAGAATTGATAAAATGAGAAACGAAAAGAGCAAAGCCACAGGACCCAGCCACAATGCAACCTGA